TGACAACAGGAACAAAATTGGCAACACCGGGTTTTTCAACATCGGATAGCCTGGCAAGGCTGATAACAGGAAGCCGGTATAGGCTCCGAGTGCCAGCGCCAGAATTACCAGTAAGCCGGTGATGGTAGGTTCATTGCGCCCCAGCAGTGCGCTGAGTTTAAGCACCCAAGGGAAGCGAACACGGCACCATTCATCAATCACCGGACGGAACACCAGTGCAATCCACAGGAACATGAAGACCATGTAGATACACAGGATAATTACACCAATGGACATTACTGATGTCAGGTTGTAGAACACCATAATCTTCCAGAAATGTAATGGTTTGGTCAGGTCGGTTACCAGAATACCCAAACCCGCCATCACCGTGACAGGTGCCACAATACAGGCAGCCTGCACAAATCCAGACTTATATGCCGGCTCGCCGCGTAAGGTAAAGTTTTTCAACAGCACGGCGAAAAACATCGCGCCGCCTGATACCCCGGCAAAAAACAGATAAAAGGCGATTGGCCAATGCCAAATCAAGTGTTCAAAATGGAAAGGGCTCATACATTTATCCCTCCCTGCTTAGCTTGAATACGGAACAACTTGGGATGGGTTCCCAAATCTCTCTTGTTGCGATAAACCGGATTTTCCTCCAGCGCCTTGACGATTTCTGAATTAGGATCATTCAAATCGCCAAATACCAGCGCTTTAGTTGGGCAAGCTTCAACACATGCGGGTTGCTTACCTTCCTTCAGCTGAGTTTCCCGGCAAAAATCACATTTATCGGCGGCTTTGGTCACCGGATTGATAAAGCGAATATGGTAGGGGCAGGCCGCCAAGCAATACTGACAGCCGACACACTTCCAGGAGTTCACACTGACAATGCCAGTTTTCTCATCCTTAAAGGCAGCGCCAGTAGGGCATACATGCACACAAGGTGAGTCATCACATTGTTCGCAGGACTTACGGGTAAAGTGGTAGTACTGGTTGGGATATTCCCCAAATGGGCCGGTCCGGATAATCTCCAGGCGCGCGACACCTTCGGGAACATTGTTCACCTTGCGGCAGTTATCGGCACAAGCATTACAACCGATGCACTTGTTTTCATCATGCAGCATGGCATATTTGACGGCACCCTTTGCTTGCTCACCGGCAACTTCGCCATTGGTCAACACATAGAGGGAGATGCCAGCAATAACAGCGCCGCTGCCCTGTAAAAATTGTCTTTTTGACTTATCCATCACGCACCCCCTACTTCGCATGACATTGACGGCACAACTGACTGTGTTGTGAGCCGGTCATTTTGGTCATTGGATCTTCCGCCGGGTGCAGTTTGTGGCAAGCAGCACAACTGACCTTGTCGGCGTGGACGTTGTGAGTCCACTCGCCAGCAGCCAGTTTTTCCGGCCGGTGACATCTGAGACAGGTTTTATTCTGCTCTTTAGGGGAGATCTCGGGATCCGGAGTAAATACCCGGATATCATTGGGTTTGCGAGGGTGGACACCCTGTTCACCGTGACAGGTCTCGCATTTAAGATGCATTTTGTCCTGTCCGTGAACCCCCAGCATTGTGCCATTGCGCTTGTGGCATTTTAGGCAGGGGCCATCATTGATTTTCAGCGCGGTAGATGTTTCTGCATTGGCGGTGCCGGCTGTGCCGTAACCCAACAGGCATACCAATGTGGCAACACCGAGCACTGTGCGCCAAGTATTCCTGAACATAATTTTTACCTGATTATTTATTATTTTTTAGAAGAAAGGGTGGCAATCCGTCATGGTGAGATTGCCACCGACATCGACTGTGCACTTCAGGCAGCCAGGGCCTGCATCAGATGCTGTTTATCCATTGGGCAATCACGCTTCATATCGATCAATCTGATGTTGAGTTTCTGAAGCAGTGGCTTAATTTCCGCACTGGACTTATCGCTGAAGTCAGAAATCACCATTTTGATTTCTGATGAATTCTGGTCAACCAGCACATAGTCCAGATATCCATGAGGTTCAGCTTCGTCTGCAGCCACTTCAATCACTGATTCCAACGGAACATGACTACAGATTTCATATTCACCTTTAGTTAAACTCTTCAGTGACTTAAGAAAGCCGAGACTTTCATTGTCAAACAGACGGTCTTTAATTTTGGCATGTATTGGTGCTGCACCTTCTGACTTGAAAAACTTAATACAAGTCATCACGAATGTAACCGCAATGAAAGGCACTGCGATAAACAATACAAAGTAGATAAACGCATAACTGAGATAGACAGATGCGGTGCTCATATTAACCTCCAACAATCACGTTTTATTTTAATTAACGATTATTTCGCAATTAAATTATTGGCAGAAAACCCAAGCGTATTTGTGATGATGATCACACTAAAAAATGCGAATAATTGGCAAATGCCATATTTAAGAGGTTAATTTGATTACTGTTTTACAGAAATGAATAATAGTAAATTTAGTTACAATAAAAGAGATATCTCAATGTGGAAATTGCAAAATACGAAATATGAAAATAGGCTGAAATTCTCGAGTTATAAAATCTAAGTAAAATACATTTTTAAATGTGACGCAAGGCGTCTTTTAAATTTTCTATTTTTCATTTTTTTTATTAATCTTAAATGCAATAGGAATTTCCATAAAAGGAGTACTAACAATGAAACACATTGATTTTGAAAAACTCGACATGCTGAGTTTAATGATCATTGTTGGATTATGTGAAAATAAATCTGCCACCCATGTCTCAAAAATTCTTAATATTCCACAATCAAAAATTAGCCGTTGCTTAAGAAACGTCAGAACTATTTTTGGCAACGAATTATTTTTTAGAAAAAAATATGGGCTAATCCCAAATGAATATGCCAAGCGGATATATCCCATCGCAAAAGAAATCGTAGAAAATGCGCATGGATTTAATAATCTCGCCGATGATCATAAAAATAGTGAACGTTGGTTTGAAGTTGCCGTTCCCGGATTAGTGACTTATCTGTATCCCAAAGCGTTAATGCAATCGATTAGAAATGAAGATAAGCAATTTCATCTCAATATCGTGCCGTGGAACAGCAGCACCTTGCAGGGCATACAAGATGGTGAAATTACCATGGGCGTATGCTGTGGTAATCATCAGGACGCGATTAAACTTCTTGAGGGTGAATATGAGATTGAATCAGTAAAACAACTTGAAGAAGTTTTTCTGATCTGCAGCAGTAAACATCCGTTGCTGCAACAGGAGATCTCACTCGAAACAATTGCAAAATATCCGTTTGTTAAAACTGACTTAGGTTGCAATCCCCATTCAACCTGCCCATTTGAAGACTGGTGCCACCGTAATGAACTGCCATTAGACATTGAGATCAGTATCAGCAGTGTGTCTTCACTGTTCAACTATCTGGAGGAAAGTCAGGCCGTATGTTTAGTCCCCTATAAAGCCATTTACGATATGTTGACAGATATTCCAAGTTTGCATGGCTGTAAACTCGCCGAATCGGAAACTATGCGCATGGCCAGCGTGGCGTTACCCAAAACTGTCGAAATGGTGACACCGTTGGATAGTGATGATAGCGACTTAGTGTGGCTCAAAGACAAGGTCAGAGAAGTGACCTTGGCGTTAGTGTAATGAGTTGATACGTTTTTTAACTATCTGCACATACATAGGGTGAGACAAACAGGTTACACTAGCAGTCATCCACGCATGGGTGTCTGTTTATGCAAAAAAATCAACACGCCGAACTGAATCTACTTTGGGGCGAACTCATTCTGGAAGAACTGGCGAGACTAGGAGTACAACATCTGTGTATGGCTCCGGGCTCCCGTTCTACTCCATTAACACTTGCCGCTGCCAAACAGCATAAGCTTCAGCAACATCTGCATTTTGATGAACGGGGCCTGGGTTTTTATGCCATGGGATTGGCCAAGGCTAGTCGCGCGCCTGTTGCCATCATTACCACGTCAGGCACCGCTGTTGCCAACCTGTTCCCGGCGATTGTTGAAGCCTGGTTGACCAATGTGCCGTTAGTGGTGCTTTCAGGCGATCGGCCACCCGAATTGATAGCTTGTGGTGCTAACCAGGCTATTCAACAGCCCGGAATTTACGGGCAATATGCCATTCCGGTGAACCTGCCAACACCTGATTTATCAATAGCACCGCAAGTGTTGTTGACCCTATTAGATGAAGCGATCAGCAATCAGCGGGGGCCTGTACATATTAACTGTATGTTCCGTGAGCCTTTGTATCCGCAAGAGCTACAAGCACCGATGGCGCAAGAACTTACCCATTATCTGTTGCCACTGCAGCGTTGGCAGCATCATGCCAATCCCTATAGCTGCTACAGCAGTAATGCCGCCAAACAACTGCCCCCCCATGATGCATTGAGCCGTTTTGTACATGGACAAGGCGTTATTGTTGCCGGGACTCTCGACCCCGCTGAACAACCGGCAAAGCTGGTCGAACTGGCTGCCAAACTTGGCTGGCCGCTACTGACCGATGCTCAGTCACAACTGCGACAGCATCCTGCGGCAATCGGCAACATTGACCAACTGTTACACCATCCCAAAGCTAAGGCGTTGCTGGAACGTGCCGACCGTGTCTTAGTTTTTGGTGGGCGTTTACTGTCAAAGCGGTTAATTGCCTATCTGGAACAACAAGATTGGCAAAGTTACTGGCAAGTGTTACCGCAACAACAGCGACTGGACCCTAGTCATAAGGCCAAAGCAGTCTGGTTAGCACCACTAAGTGAGTTTGCCTCGCTTAATTGGCCTCGGTCATCAGCGGCTAATTGGGCGCTTGAGCTGATTGCCGCCAACGACCAACTGCATCAGTTGTTTCAGCAACAGATTGATGACGGTCCGTTTGGTGAAGCACAAGTGGTAAGAGCAATTGCCAAGACCCAACCGGGTCAGCAGCAGTTATTTATCGGAAATAGTTTGCCGGTAAGGCTATACGATATGTTTGCTCCAGTGACCACAGAGCCGGCGCTGACGTATACCAATCGTGGTGCGTCCGGTATTGATGGATTGCTGGCAACCTGTTGTGGCGTCGCGGCCCATAGCCATCGCCCAACGACCCTGATAATTGGTGACATCTCAGCATTACATGATCTCAACTCACTGGCACTGGCACGCCAAGCTCGGTGGCCGCTGGTCATTGTGATAATCAATAACGATGGCGGCAGCATTTTCAATATTCTGCCAGTACCAGATCAACAAATCCGCCAGCGCTATTATCGCCTGGAGCATGGTTTGGAATTCGGTTATGGCAGTGCCATGTTTGGCTTGCCCTACAATCGGGTCGAAGACCTGCAATCCTTCAATGAGGCTTATCAAGACGCCTTAGCATATGATGGTGCTTCGGTGATTGAAGTGCGGGTAAGTCAGACACAGGCCAGCGAGCAGATAGCCCAAATGGCCCAATGGGTGAGGCAACGTTGATGCTGGCTTATCAAAGTTCAGGCGCGCGCCATTTGCCTTGTCTGGTACTATTACACGGCTTTTTAGGTACGGGTGACGACTGGGCACCATTACTGCCGCGCTTAAGCCAACATTTTTATTGTGTTGCCATCGACTTACCCGGGCACGGGGGCAGCGCTGAGCAGTTGCTACCTGAACCGGGTTTTAACGAAACCGTGTCGTTGTTACTACAGACCCTCGATCACCTTGAGATTAATCGGTTCCATCTGTTGGGCTATTCTCTGGGTGGCCGCATCGCACTGCATGTGGCGCAAGCCGCACCACAACGCCTGTTAAGTCTGCATTTGGAGTCCTGTCATCCAGGACTGCTAACCACTGCTGAAAAACAACAACGCGCTTATAACGACGCACAGTGGGCATCACGATTGGCCCAACTTCCAATACAACAATTTCTGGCGTTATGGTATCAACAACCGGTGTTTGCAGAGCTGTCTGACGCTGCCAGAGAAGCGCTGATCCAACGCCGTAGTCGCCACGCAGCTAACGGATTATTATCTATGTACCGTGCCACCTCGTTAGCCTGGCAACAGGATTTACATCGAGTGCCAGCAATGCTCACTTGCCCGGTACACTATTACTACGGGCAGCAGGACCACAAGTTTGCTGTACTTGCCAACAACTGGCACAGTAAAGTCGCGATGAATTGCCATGCAATAATGGCCGCGGGGCACAATAGCCATCAGGCTAATCCACAACTATTTCTGGCGGCACTGTTAACCGCCTTGGGTATATCTGCGGAGGTTAAACCATGATTGCCGATTCCTTTGCGCTCGCCCGCTACCACATTCCATTGGAAGCTGCGTTACCTGTCGGTAAGCAGCGTATCGAGCTGCGTCAGGGCCTGGTGCTCAAAGCAACCGTAGGCGATCAGCAGCATTTCGTCGAAATTGCCCCATTGAGCGGTATCGATCGTGATGGCAGCCCGATTAACGGCTTCAGCCGAGAATCGATTGAAGATGTCATTAACGATGCACAGGTGTTGTTACAGTCGGTTGTCGAAGGTGGTCATGATCTTATTCAGGCGAGCGAACTGACGCCTTTACCCTCGCTGGCATGGGGACTCAGTCTGCTGGATGCCAAAATAAAGGGACAGTTGCCGGTACATTTTCCGGAGTTCCAACCTATCCCCTTATTAGTTCCCAAAGAAGGGGAGCCGCTCGCACTTACCAAACAACGTATTGCTGCACTACCAGCCAACATTCAACGGGTAAAGATTAAGGTAGCGCAAACATCGTTAGCTGAAGAGTTGGCACTGATTTATGCGGTGTTAGAGTTACGGCCCGAGTTAAAGCTACGACTCGACGCCAATCAGGGATTTGAAAAGGACGAAGCCGAACACTTTTGCAGTTGTCTGCCGAAAGCTGCCATTGAGTATTTCGAAGAGCCTTGCCGCATCTGGCAGAATAACCGGGCGTTATTTGCCAGTACCGGTATTCCTTTCGCGCTAGATGAAACATTAGCGAAGACGCCGGATTTTAAAGTCGCAACAGATGCCTTTGAATTCGGCCTGCGCGCGTTAGTAATTAAGCCCATGTTGTTGGGTACACTGAGCCGCTTACAAGCGCTGATTGAGGAAGCCAATGCCCTTGGTGTGCGGTGTGTGCTCAGCTCATCTCTGGAAGCGTCATTAGGTATTCGCGATCTGTGTCGGGTAGCCGCGGCACTGACCCCTAATGAGACGCCCGGTGCCGACACCCTGTCACCGTTTAGCAAAGATCTCATCATTGGTGACCAACACAAAAACTGTCTGCAGTTTGAAGCACTGACACCAGTGCTGATGGTCGGGAAGTAATCATTACTATGTTATCCCCCTTGCATCAAAGTGCCCTGCAAAGCCCAACGGCGATTGCGCTGATAGCCAAAGGCAGAGGCACCAGTTACCGAAGCCTGAGCCAACAGGTATTAGCCTTGGGTGAGCAACTATTGGAACAAGGGATGCAGCCCGGAGACAGGCTCGCCTGTATTGCCAGCAATTGTGCCGAAATGCTGAAACTCTACTGGGTATGTGTCGATCATGGATGGGTGTTTTGTCCATTGTCACCCAAATATCCCGACAGTCAGTTATCCGTGTTACTCCAGCGTTTTGCTATCCATTATCTTTGGTGCCCAGACGACACACGTGAGCAACTGTGGCAACAGCGACACAGGTTGCAGCCCGATTTTACTCTGGCCAAAAGCTACAATGTGCCAGAAATCTCCATAGACATGCCGGTGAATATTATCCTTACCTCCGGGTCAAGCGGTGTTCCTAAAGCAGCACTGCACAGCTTGAGAGGCCACATCGCCAACGCCGAGGGGAGTCTGCGTCTAATTACCTTACAGGTCAGTGATGGCTGGCTGGCATCGTTACCGATGTTCCATATCGGCGGGCTTGCCATAATCAATCGCTGTGCGTTAGCTGCTGCAACGGTCATCATTCCCGATAACGACTTAACCCTGGCGCAACAACTAAAACGCGATCCCATCAGCCATCTGTCACTGGTTGCCACTCAACTACAACAGTTGTTGGATGAAGCCCCGACCAGCTTGGTGTTGATCAAATATTTACTGTTAGGTGGCGGGGCTATCAGCCAGTCGTTGTTAGATCGGATGCAGTCGATGGATATGCAAGTGCTGACCAGTTACGGCATGACAGAGATGGGCTCGCAAATTACTACCGGTCCAGCGCGTAGCGATGGCAGCAGTGGCAAACTATTACCTAAACGCGAACTGACGATCCGCGATGGTGTCATTTGGGTGAAAGGTGAGACACTGTTTCTGGGTTATCTGCAGGACGATGGCACTGTCGACAAAGCGACTGATGCTGACGGCTGGTTTTGCAGTAAAGATTTAGGCTACTGGGATGCAACTGGTTTACTGCACATTCAAGGACGTGCCGATAACATGTTCATTTGTGGCGGGGAAAATATTCAACCTGAGGAAGTGGAAACTGCGTTAAAACTGCATTCAGATATCATAGAAGCCGTGGTATTTCCGATGACCGATGCCAAGTTTGGCTCACTGCCTGCCGCGGTGGTCAAAACTCGCAGCGGCCAGTTACCTGATGCGGAAGAGATAAAACGTTTTCTGAGTCAGCATATCGCCGCCTTCAAACGTCCCAGACAATATTACCTTTGGCCGGTTGACGAGCAGCTGGGGCTTAAAGTGCAGCGACGCCAGATTATTGCCAAAGTCACGACGACCCCGGCTCAGTGATAGCGCGATCACCATAAAAATGTATGGTCCGCCTCGTTGTTGCAAGAATAAAATTCAATAACGAGGTGGGTCTGCGCTAATGTATTCGGAGTCTCTGTTGGAGGCTCTCGCCTACCGCTCCACGATGAGTTCCGCGCCGGAATATCCTCAAAAAAGCCCAAAGCATTTTTACTGCTGTTTTTTATGTCAGGTTTTACTCCGGTGGTTCTACCGTTTTCGTCATCTTCACTCTATTCATGCAAACTCATGTTGCAGCTTTGCTGCATTAAACGCTTCTTTACTTCTTAATACTGACCATACAATTCTCGCCAGTTTATTGGCCAGTGCCACGCAGACTACATTAAACGGTTTCGTAGCCCTCAGCTTTATCAACCATTCACCAAAGACTGCTCCAGATGTCTCTGGCCTGGCTAAAATCGCACGCGCGCCATGGATGAGCAGCGTACGTAAGTGCTTATTCCCGCGCTTGCTAATCCCGAGTAATCGCGGCTTACCTCCGGAGGAGTGTTGATGAGGCACTAACCCCAGCCAAGCTGCTAAATCGCGCCCATTTTTGAATTGCGCAGCATTACCTAACTCTGCTACACATTGAGAAGCCGTGATGTCACCAATGCCCGGTATCGACTTCAATAACTGTGCATCACCGTGCGTAGCCAGTTGTTGCTTAAGCTTGATGTCTTGCTCGGCAATCCGCGCTGAGAGGTCATCATAATGCGAATGAAGCCCTGCAAGTTCAGCGATGAACTGCGCTGGCAGTTTTTCAGCATGCTCTGCCAACCACAGGAATAAACGCTTCATGACGCTATGGTCTCTTGGCAGACTGACACCAAATTCCAATAACAACGCCCCAATGCGTGACATACAAGCTGTGCGCTCTTTGATATAGCCTTGTCGCACGCGATGAATCGCTGACATCATCTGTGCCGCTTCTGTTTTTACCGCGACAAAGCGCATCGATGGCCGTCCGGCAGCTTCAGCTATCGCATCGGCATCAATAAAGTCGTTCTTGTTACCTTTGACGTAAGGTTTTACATACTGCGGTGGAATGAGTTTGACGTGATGCTCAAACTGCTGACAAAGACGTCCAAGCCAATGTGCACCACCACAAGCTTCAAAAGCGATAGTGGTAGGTGGTAGTTGCTGAAGAAAAAGAATGAGTTGTTTGCGGGAAAGCTTCTTACGCACAACCGTTTTACCTGCACGGTCATGGCCTACAAGATGAAAGTTTGACTTGCCTAAATCGATACCGAGTACTTGAATAAACATGATGGTCTACCTCCTGTCTAGCCTAATCTCAGCATAGTCGCTGAGAAGGGAGGCGGACCATCACATTAAGCCTGCTGTTGAAGCAGGCTTTTTTGGCAATTCGTTTTAAGCTTCCATACACGCCTTAAGTTTGTTCATGGCGTTCTTTTCCAATTGACGAATACGTTCTGCTGAGACCTGATACTGATCCGCCAAATCTTGCAGAGTGGTTTTATCGTCATCCAACCAGCGCGCTTTCAAAATATGCTGACTACGTTCATCCAGCGTTTTAATTGCTGCCAGCAGTCGCGCCTGAGAACGAGCTTCCCAGTTATCATTTTCCACCTGTTCTGCGACATCAGAAGAGTGGTCTTCCAGATATAACGCTGGGGCAAAATCATGGTCATCATCGCTATCACTGCTCATATCAAACGCAGCATCCTGCGCTGACATGCGTGATTCCATTTCAGTGACATCCGCTTTGGAGACACCCAAGCTATCAGCAACCATAGAAACTTCTTCATCACTGAACCAGCCAAGACGTTGCTTAGCCTTACGCAGGTTAAAGAACAGTTTACGCTGAGCTTTGGTGGTGGCGACTTTAACGATACGCCAGTTTTTCAATACATATTCGTGAATTTCAGCTTTGATCCAGTGCACGGCAAAGGAAACCAGACGCACACCGACGTCGGGGTCGAAGCGTTTTACCGCTTTCATCAGACCAATGTTGCCTTCCTGAATCAAATCTGCCTGTGGCAGGCCATAGCCGGCATAACCACGTGCAATATGCACCACAAAACGCAGGTGCGACATAATAAGCTGCTTAGCCGCCTGCAGGTCACCTGTTTCCTGCAAACGCTTAGCCAGCGCATACTCTTGTTCAGCGTCCAGCATTGACATGCTGTTTACTGAATGAATATAGGCTTCGAGGCTACTGCTGCCCTGAGGGACCATCAGTGCCATTGATTGCGTTTGATCAGTCATTCACGCTCCCGTGTTTATTACCACTAGTTCAATTGAGGAATTTCAGTCGAACTCATGCACTATCGATTAATTGACATTATATGTCAACACTCACACTGTGCAGAGTGTTATTTTTGCTCCACAAATATGACAATGCAAGCCCCAATTAGTTCACTTGGAATCAGCTGGGTTCAATGGCGCGCAAGTGCTGTCGCACCGATAAATAGGAGCCTAACCACCCCAAAAATGATGCGGCAAACACCATCTGCAACAGTTCAGTAAAACTAAGATTTTGTAACTGCAGATTACTACCATACAGCCCCATAAAGGTGTTCAAGGCCCCCGATAGAAACCAGACCAATAGATTAATCAGAAGCCAGGCGAGAACTCCGCCAACGACACCGTACCATATCCCGGTGTATAAAAAAGGCCGTTGAATAAAAGCTTCTGTCGCCCCCACCAGCTTCATCACTTCGATCTCGCTGCGCCGGTTCATGATCGCCAGACGGATGGTATTGCCGATAACCAGCACCACGGCGAGGATCAATAACGCCGCCAGTCCGATTACCGTACGCTCTAACACTTTTACCAGCGCTTGCAGTTTCTCCAGCCATTCAATATCTAAGCGGCCAAAGCTAACTTCAGGCTCCTGCTCTAATTTATTCAGTAATTCCCGGGCACCCGCCGGTGTTGAGTATTTACTGGTAGGCGTGACAGTGACCACCGCAGGCAACGGGTTCTCATCAAGATAAGATAAGGCGTCACCAAACCCAGATTGTTGCTGAAACTCGGCTAAAGCTTGTTCGCGACTAATATATTTAATATCACTGATTTCGGGATAGACCTTGATACGAGCAATCAGACTCTGAATACTCTGCTCAGAACGGGCACCATCAATAAACAGGGAAATCTGCGCTGCACTATTCCAGGAATGCGTAATATTCTCGGCATTCTTTACTAACACCTGCAAGGCCGCGGGCAAGCTCAAGCTGACCCCGAGAACCGCCATGGTCATTAACGATGACATGGGGGTTCGCCACAATTCGCCGATACTGGCAGTAGCATGCTGAATATGCCGAATAAAAAACATCACGATGCGACCAGATAGCGGTAATTTGGAGCGGGTCAATGACGACGGGGACATAGCAACTCCTAATCAGCTCAAGGGTTCGACAATATCGGCTTCACCACCGATCATCCGCCCCTGTCGCAAGGTCAGGGTACGGTATTTCATGCGCGCGATGAGCCCAAGGTCGTGCGTCGCAATCAGCACACTGGTACCGGCATCGTTAAAGGTTTCGAATAACCGCAGGATGTCCATCGACAGTTTGGGATCTAGGTTGCCGGTGGGTTCATCGGCCAACAATAACGCCGGCTTGTTCACAATCGCACGAGCGATGCCCACGCGCTGTTGTTCGCCGCCGG
This portion of the Shewanella yunxiaonensis genome encodes:
- the nrfD gene encoding NrfD/PsrC family molybdoenzyme membrane anchor subunit; translation: MSPFHFEHLIWHWPIAFYLFFAGVSGGAMFFAVLLKNFTLRGEPAYKSGFVQAACIVAPVTVMAGLGILVTDLTKPLHFWKIMVFYNLTSVMSIGVIILCIYMVFMFLWIALVFRPVIDEWCRVRFPWVLKLSALLGRNEPTITGLLVILALALGAYTGFLLSALPGYPMLKNPVLPILFLLSALSSGAAASLLGGVLMRGNPDGREVKLIHKIEIPLIMVEMVAIFTFFVGLVLTGGQSKVAAANAVGFGFWGVVFWVGILLVGLSVPLAMNLFMTATAKRRFAYVAGTATCSLIGVILLRHFILYAGQMTIA
- a CDS encoding 4Fe-4S dicluster domain-containing protein produces the protein MDKSKRQFLQGSGAVIAGISLYVLTNGEVAGEQAKGAVKYAMLHDENKCIGCNACADNCRKVNNVPEGVARLEIIRTGPFGEYPNQYYHFTRKSCEQCDDSPCVHVCPTGAAFKDEKTGIVSVNSWKCVGCQYCLAACPYHIRFINPVTKAADKCDFCRETQLKEGKQPACVEACPTKALVFGDLNDPNSEIVKALEENPVYRNKRDLGTHPKLFRIQAKQGGINV
- a CDS encoding multiheme c-type cytochrome codes for the protein MFRNTWRTVLGVATLVCLLGYGTAGTANAETSTALKINDGPCLKCHKRNGTMLGVHGQDKMHLKCETCHGEQGVHPRKPNDIRVFTPDPEISPKEQNKTCLRCHRPEKLAAGEWTHNVHADKVSCAACHKLHPAEDPMTKMTGSQHSQLCRQCHAK
- a CDS encoding LysR family transcriptional regulator, yielding MKHIDFEKLDMLSLMIIVGLCENKSATHVSKILNIPQSKISRCLRNVRTIFGNELFFRKKYGLIPNEYAKRIYPIAKEIVENAHGFNNLADDHKNSERWFEVAVPGLVTYLYPKALMQSIRNEDKQFHLNIVPWNSSTLQGIQDGEITMGVCCGNHQDAIKLLEGEYEIESVKQLEEVFLICSSKHPLLQQEISLETIAKYPFVKTDLGCNPHSTCPFEDWCHRNELPLDIEISISSVSSLFNYLEESQAVCLVPYKAIYDMLTDIPSLHGCKLAESETMRMASVALPKTVEMVTPLDSDDSDLVWLKDKVREVTLALV
- the menD gene encoding 2-succinyl-5-enolpyruvyl-6-hydroxy-3-cyclohexene-1-carboxylic-acid synthase, translated to MQKNQHAELNLLWGELILEELARLGVQHLCMAPGSRSTPLTLAAAKQHKLQQHLHFDERGLGFYAMGLAKASRAPVAIITTSGTAVANLFPAIVEAWLTNVPLVVLSGDRPPELIACGANQAIQQPGIYGQYAIPVNLPTPDLSIAPQVLLTLLDEAISNQRGPVHINCMFREPLYPQELQAPMAQELTHYLLPLQRWQHHANPYSCYSSNAAKQLPPHDALSRFVHGQGVIVAGTLDPAEQPAKLVELAAKLGWPLLTDAQSQLRQHPAAIGNIDQLLHHPKAKALLERADRVLVFGGRLLSKRLIAYLEQQDWQSYWQVLPQQQRLDPSHKAKAVWLAPLSEFASLNWPRSSAANWALELIAANDQLHQLFQQQIDDGPFGEAQVVRAIAKTQPGQQQLFIGNSLPVRLYDMFAPVTTEPALTYTNRGASGIDGLLATCCGVAAHSHRPTTLIIGDISALHDLNSLALARQARWPLVIVIINNDGGSIFNILPVPDQQIRQRYYRLEHGLEFGYGSAMFGLPYNRVEDLQSFNEAYQDALAYDGASVIEVRVSQTQASEQIAQMAQWVRQR
- the menH gene encoding 2-succinyl-6-hydroxy-2,4-cyclohexadiene-1-carboxylate synthase; its protein translation is MLAYQSSGARHLPCLVLLHGFLGTGDDWAPLLPRLSQHFYCVAIDLPGHGGSAEQLLPEPGFNETVSLLLQTLDHLEINRFHLLGYSLGGRIALHVAQAAPQRLLSLHLESCHPGLLTTAEKQQRAYNDAQWASRLAQLPIQQFLALWYQQPVFAELSDAAREALIQRRSRHAANGLLSMYRATSLAWQQDLHRVPAMLTCPVHYYYGQQDHKFAVLANNWHSKVAMNCHAIMAAGHNSHQANPQLFLAALLTALGISAEVKP
- the menC gene encoding o-succinylbenzoate synthase, which gives rise to MIADSFALARYHIPLEAALPVGKQRIELRQGLVLKATVGDQQHFVEIAPLSGIDRDGSPINGFSRESIEDVINDAQVLLQSVVEGGHDLIQASELTPLPSLAWGLSLLDAKIKGQLPVHFPEFQPIPLLVPKEGEPLALTKQRIAALPANIQRVKIKVAQTSLAEELALIYAVLELRPELKLRLDANQGFEKDEAEHFCSCLPKAAIEYFEEPCRIWQNNRALFASTGIPFALDETLAKTPDFKVATDAFEFGLRALVIKPMLLGTLSRLQALIEEANALGVRCVLSSSLEASLGIRDLCRVAAALTPNETPGADTLSPFSKDLIIGDQHKNCLQFEALTPVLMVGK
- the menE gene encoding o-succinylbenzoate--CoA ligase, which codes for MLSPLHQSALQSPTAIALIAKGRGTSYRSLSQQVLALGEQLLEQGMQPGDRLACIASNCAEMLKLYWVCVDHGWVFCPLSPKYPDSQLSVLLQRFAIHYLWCPDDTREQLWQQRHRLQPDFTLAKSYNVPEISIDMPVNIILTSGSSGVPKAALHSLRGHIANAEGSLRLITLQVSDGWLASLPMFHIGGLAIINRCALAAATVIIPDNDLTLAQQLKRDPISHLSLVATQLQQLLDEAPTSLVLIKYLLLGGGAISQSLLDRMQSMDMQVLTSYGMTEMGSQITTGPARSDGSSGKLLPKRELTIRDGVIWVKGETLFLGYLQDDGTVDKATDADGWFCSKDLGYWDATGLLHIQGRADNMFICGGENIQPEEVETALKLHSDIIEAVVFPMTDAKFGSLPAAVVKTRSGQLPDAEEIKRFLSQHIAAFKRPRQYYLWPVDEQLGLKVQRRQIIAKVTTTPAQ
- a CDS encoding IS110 family RNA-guided transposase; the protein is MFIQVLGIDLGKSNFHLVGHDRAGKTVVRKKLSRKQLILFLQQLPPTTIAFEACGGAHWLGRLCQQFEHHVKLIPPQYVKPYVKGNKNDFIDADAIAEAAGRPSMRFVAVKTEAAQMMSAIHRVRQGYIKERTACMSRIGALLLEFGVSLPRDHSVMKRLFLWLAEHAEKLPAQFIAELAGLHSHYDDLSARIAEQDIKLKQQLATHGDAQLLKSIPGIGDITASQCVAELGNAAQFKNGRDLAAWLGLVPHQHSSGGKPRLLGISKRGNKHLRTLLIHGARAILARPETSGAVFGEWLIKLRATKPFNVVCVALANKLARIVWSVLRSKEAFNAAKLQHEFA